Proteins encoded by one window of Mariniplasma anaerobium:
- the glmS gene encoding glutamine--fructose-6-phosphate transaminase (isomerizing) — protein MCGIVGFIGNKKDAKEVVLSGLTKLEYRGYDSAGISLFNSKFRSFDIYKDFGRVQKLIDLTKNTLKSNIGIGHTRWATHGKVTKENAHPHYSQSKRFIIVHNGVIENNEELKSQYLSDSFFYSETDTEVIAQLIETFTKQLNVENAILTTLKLLEGSYALLVIDTQTPDTIYAAKNKSPLVLGKGDDGITIASDLMALLGYADQYIALADHTFVVAESDSVKLYNLNHELQPLIYLEIDLDESSTDMGEYQHYMIKEIYEQPSVVRRIVQNYFNHDKINISADILKDIKASDRIYILAAGTSMHAGYVGKYLFEELTHIPAEVHIASEFAYHTPLLTAKPFFLMISQSGETADLRACLLKTQKLNYKTLTITNVKTSTLARESNYFLELFAGPEIAVASTKAYVAQVAVLSILCNTLSDQNIDLIKELTKVALSIENFLATQDISSLVHDKITKRNCFYIGRTIDYYTSLEAALKLKEISYIQTEGFAAGELKHGTIALIEEGTPVIALISSKEISKNTRSNLNEVISRGATTMIISLANTSQESDDIILKDVHPLLTPMVMVVPTQLIAYYAALERGNDIDKPRNLAKSVTVE, from the coding sequence ATGTGTGGAATTGTAGGTTTCATTGGAAATAAAAAAGACGCAAAAGAAGTAGTCCTTAGTGGACTCACTAAATTAGAATACCGCGGATATGATTCTGCAGGTATTTCTTTATTTAATTCCAAATTCAGGTCCTTTGATATCTACAAGGATTTTGGACGTGTCCAAAAGCTTATAGATTTGACAAAAAACACACTAAAATCAAATATAGGTATTGGCCACACACGTTGGGCAACTCATGGCAAAGTCACTAAAGAAAACGCACATCCTCATTACTCACAATCTAAAAGATTCATCATTGTTCATAATGGTGTCATAGAAAATAACGAAGAACTTAAATCACAATATTTATCTGATTCATTTTTCTATTCTGAAACTGATACTGAAGTGATTGCACAACTCATAGAAACCTTCACAAAACAATTAAACGTAGAAAATGCTATCCTAACCACTTTAAAACTATTAGAAGGCTCTTATGCTCTTCTGGTTATTGATACACAAACACCAGATACAATATATGCAGCTAAAAATAAATCTCCATTAGTTTTAGGCAAGGGTGATGATGGTATCACCATAGCTTCTGACTTAATGGCTCTTTTAGGTTATGCAGATCAATATATTGCTCTTGCTGATCATACATTTGTGGTGGCAGAATCTGATAGTGTTAAATTATATAATCTAAATCATGAATTACAACCTTTAATTTATCTAGAAATTGATCTAGATGAATCTTCTACAGATATGGGTGAGTATCAGCATTATATGATTAAAGAAATATACGAACAACCATCAGTTGTTCGCAGAATTGTTCAAAACTACTTTAATCATGATAAAATTAATATATCAGCAGATATTCTAAAAGATATTAAAGCATCTGATAGAATCTATATACTTGCTGCTGGTACATCAATGCATGCAGGTTATGTAGGTAAGTACTTATTTGAAGAATTAACTCATATTCCAGCAGAAGTGCATATCGCATCAGAATTTGCTTATCATACACCACTATTAACTGCTAAACCATTCTTTTTAATGATCTCTCAATCTGGAGAAACTGCAGATTTAAGAGCATGTTTATTAAAAACTCAAAAACTAAATTATAAGACTCTAACTATTACCAATGTTAAAACTTCAACATTAGCTAGAGAATCTAACTATTTTCTTGAACTCTTTGCAGGTCCAGAAATTGCAGTTGCTTCTACAAAAGCATATGTAGCACAAGTTGCGGTATTATCAATCTTATGTAACACCTTATCAGATCAAAATATTGATTTGATAAAAGAGTTAACAAAGGTTGCATTATCCATAGAAAACTTTTTAGCTACTCAAGATATATCGTCTTTAGTTCATGATAAAATAACTAAGAGAAATTGTTTTTATATTGGTAGAACCATTGATTACTATACATCACTAGAAGCTGCCTTAAAGTTAAAAGAGATATCATATATTCAAACAGAAGGATTTGCTGCTGGTGAATTAAAGCATGGAACCATTGCATTAATAGAAGAAGGAACTCCTGTTATTGCACTTATTTCAAGCAAAGAAATATCAAAGAATACTAGATCTAATTTAAATGAAGTCATTTCTCGTGGTGCAACCACGATGATTATATCTTTAGCTAATACATCTCAAGAGAGTGACGATATCATCTTAAAAGATGTACATCCACTCTTAACTCCTATGGTTATGGTTGTGCCTACACAACTTATTGCATACTATGCAGCCTTAGAACGTGGTAATGATATAGATAAACCTAGAAACTTAGCAAAGAGTGTTACAGTAGAATAA
- a CDS encoding phosphohexomutase domain-containing protein, translated as MGKYFGTDGIRGKAFEHLNAGLAYRLGQGLKYAIDINEVVIGYDTRQSSPMLAHMIAAGALSEGLNVSFAGVCSTPMVAYFSKEKSIIGVMVTASHNPYTDNGIKVFNKGFKTTEKEEEIIESFIDNPKLEIKAFGDFKLSSDFESTYLKLYNQFSVKKTNLKIAYDSANGANFKIAHKLFNKYAPDAIQIGNNPDGLNINKNCGSTHMEYIHEYVKEYHLDVGFSFDGDGDRLLICDQDKIYDGDEIIFIISSYLKKKQLLRHNHVVLTKMSNPGILKALKEKEIEVSLTDVGDKYVSLELTTNDYVIGGENSGHIIMRHLLHTGDGLLVAIYLLSIMAEENKTLKELTSSLNLYPYQLINIKDVDKSILKTDEMKKFLENIKKTLGTDSLLLVRPSGTESLIRVTVSHSDESVMRNTIDKIVKKIKGFGVDVDA; from the coding sequence ATGGGAAAATATTTTGGAACAGATGGCATAAGAGGTAAAGCATTTGAGCATTTAAATGCTGGACTAGCATATCGACTAGGACAAGGTTTGAAATATGCGATAGATATCAATGAAGTCGTTATCGGATATGATACAAGACAATCATCACCAATGCTTGCGCATATGATTGCTGCTGGTGCATTATCCGAAGGATTAAATGTTTCTTTTGCAGGCGTATGTTCAACGCCTATGGTTGCTTACTTCTCAAAAGAAAAATCAATCATTGGTGTCATGGTAACAGCCTCACATAACCCTTATACAGATAATGGTATTAAAGTCTTTAACAAAGGCTTTAAGACGACTGAAAAAGAAGAAGAAATTATTGAATCTTTTATTGATAATCCTAAACTAGAAATCAAAGCATTTGGAGATTTCAAACTATCTAGTGATTTTGAATCTACTTATTTAAAACTTTACAATCAATTTAGTGTAAAAAAAACAAACTTAAAAATAGCATATGATTCTGCAAATGGCGCAAACTTCAAAATAGCTCATAAACTATTTAATAAATATGCCCCTGATGCCATTCAAATAGGAAATAACCCTGACGGACTAAACATCAATAAAAATTGCGGATCAACTCACATGGAGTATATTCATGAGTATGTTAAAGAATATCATCTTGATGTTGGATTTAGTTTTGATGGAGATGGCGATCGACTTTTAATTTGTGATCAAGATAAAATCTATGATGGAGATGAAATTATTTTCATAATTTCATCATACTTAAAGAAAAAACAATTATTAAGACATAATCATGTTGTTTTAACAAAGATGAGTAATCCTGGTATACTTAAAGCATTAAAAGAAAAAGAGATTGAAGTATCTCTAACAGATGTAGGTGATAAATATGTATCTCTAGAATTGACAACTAATGATTATGTCATTGGTGGAGAAAATTCAGGACATATCATCATGAGACACTTACTTCACACTGGTGATGGTCTATTAGTCGCAATCTATTTATTATCTATTATGGCTGAAGAAAATAAAACTTTAAAAGAACTAACATCAAGTCTTAATTTATATCCATATCAATTAATCAATATCAAAGATGTTGATAAATCGATATTAAAAACAGATGAAATGAAAAAGTTTCTTGAAAACATTAAAAAAACACTTGGAACTGATAGTCTACTTTTAGTTAGACCATCAGGCACTGAAAGTCTTATAAGAGTTACGGTTTCTCATTCAGATGAAAGTGTGATGAGAAATACCATTGATAAAATAGTTAAAAAAATAAAAGGATTTGGAGTTGATGTTGATGCGTAA
- a CDS encoding oxygen-binding di-iron domain-containing protein, whose amino-acid sequence MANKIIPILLEEKVKRYAYLIYRESGSILIDPGSKHHAPLLIAALKSHIKISNLSYIILQSNDYLNLSSLDDLNKAGFKGRVIANESGVPYLNDMLDNNLSSIASLDYQLKLSDQLTLDFIPIPFLPFPECFMTVFKEEGILFSAHLFSQTDCIDGNLEELIMSINHFHEMILPSVEFVRQSIKKLKKYNLIQIYPRLGCFLKRTMIPDIYAKVLAYDFYNSNQVIEYKINKNVSYNYETIINHMLKRLETKYHRSDILDVFKDSDIHLELYPHIEIESTILKEYKLWNGFFDTIYQKRGFEWLTILEPIVKKYHNTYNIKLPTIYKTSFVEQETKIADLNLETTHLKEKVLELSSKISQTTDKLLRCEITDLYNQKFMIGHLLNNLDKPLEENHVRGLMLVHIDNLLSINKKYGTHKGNETLRNLVHLMNSIKTEDTMLFKQTGPGIFVYKHDIAEKDLIAFALNLSKKVKKSDLFIEDITVSISIITTEELNMKYPLDERVNQFIELSQMRLERAKLKGKGQILDMNTDEDTYIEGIILLVDEDETYQNLMVKIFDRIHYKLIIASDIYEAYEQLERHNVDVIISEINLSKLDGFQLKQKINESLTFKNIPFIIVSHLKNLDVVNRCNLLDIDLILQKPIIPDELIGHIKRIRDKKVKI is encoded by the coding sequence ATGGCAAACAAAATTATACCAATTCTTTTAGAAGAGAAAGTTAAACGTTATGCATATCTCATCTATAGAGAAAGTGGATCTATTTTAATTGATCCAGGGTCAAAACATCATGCACCCCTGCTCATTGCTGCTTTGAAATCACACATCAAGATTTCAAATTTATCTTATATCATATTGCAATCAAATGATTATTTAAATCTTTCATCTCTTGATGATTTAAATAAAGCAGGATTTAAAGGTAGAGTTATCGCAAATGAATCAGGAGTGCCTTACTTAAATGATATGCTAGATAATAACCTATCATCAATTGCATCTCTAGATTATCAATTAAAGCTATCTGATCAATTGACTCTAGATTTTATACCGATTCCTTTTTTGCCCTTTCCAGAGTGTTTTATGACAGTTTTTAAAGAAGAAGGCATTTTGTTTTCTGCTCATCTTTTTTCTCAAACTGATTGTATAGATGGAAATCTAGAAGAATTGATCATGTCAATTAATCATTTTCATGAAATGATTCTACCAAGTGTTGAATTTGTAAGACAATCTATTAAGAAATTAAAAAAATATAATCTTATTCAAATATATCCACGTCTTGGTTGTTTCTTAAAAAGAACGATGATACCTGATATATATGCTAAAGTCTTAGCCTATGATTTTTATAATTCAAATCAAGTCATTGAATATAAAATCAATAAAAATGTTTCATATAATTATGAAACCATCATTAATCATATGTTGAAAAGGTTAGAAACTAAATATCATAGATCTGATATCCTAGATGTATTTAAAGATTCTGATATTCATTTAGAATTATATCCACACATTGAAATAGAATCTACTATTTTAAAAGAATATAAATTATGGAATGGTTTTTTTGATACTATTTATCAAAAAAGAGGGTTTGAATGGTTAACTATATTAGAACCTATTGTAAAAAAATATCACAATACATATAATATTAAACTTCCAACCATTTATAAAACCAGTTTTGTTGAACAAGAAACAAAGATTGCAGATCTAAATTTAGAAACGACACATTTAAAAGAAAAAGTGTTAGAGTTATCTTCTAAAATAAGCCAAACTACTGATAAACTACTACGATGTGAAATCACAGATCTTTATAATCAAAAATTTATGATTGGTCACTTATTAAATAATTTAGATAAGCCATTAGAAGAGAATCATGTTCGTGGTCTTATGCTAGTGCATATTGATAATCTCTTATCAATTAATAAAAAATATGGAACACATAAAGGTAATGAAACTTTAAGAAACCTAGTTCATTTAATGAATAGCATAAAAACTGAAGATACGATGCTATTTAAACAAACAGGTCCAGGTATTTTTGTCTATAAACATGACATAGCAGAAAAAGATTTGATAGCTTTTGCTTTAAACTTAAGCAAGAAAGTTAAAAAATCTGATCTTTTCATTGAAGATATAACTGTTTCTATCAGTATCATAACAACTGAAGAACTTAACATGAAATATCCTTTAGATGAAAGAGTTAATCAATTTATTGAACTCTCACAAATGAGATTAGAGAGAGCTAAACTCAAAGGCAAGGGACAAATCCTTGATATGAACACAGATGAAGATACATATATAGAAGGTATCATTCTTTTAGTAGATGAAGATGAAACCTATCAAAATCTTATGGTTAAGATTTTTGATCGCATTCATTATAAACTTATTATTGCCAGTGATATCTATGAGGCATATGAACAACTAGAAAGACATAATGTAGATGTTATCATTTCTGAGATTAATTTAAGTAAATTAGATGGATTTCAACTTAAACAAAAAATTAATGAATCTTTAACTTTTAAAAATATTCCATTCATCATCGTGAGTCATCTTAAAAATTTAGATGTCGTCAATAGATGTAATTTACTAGATATTGATTTAATCTTACAAAAACCAATTATTCCAGATGAATTGATTGGACATATCAAAAGAATAAGAGATAAGAAGGTAAAAATTTAA
- a CDS encoding glycosyltransferase family 2 protein codes for MLDIIYGVASSFGVIILLFIILIYNQKRIHDKKSLRIKKARDYLFKKYIDQEDVSIPVSKRFFFDALIDVDEQIHLEPSVREHIINDYKDSKFIKKQFRSINSRSSYKRKIAVYYISKLRTENAYEHLYQRFLKEKNEAVKIRIVANMRYGLKDQYLTSIIESLVDSSDEYQDRLCILLGNNYKRIYDAFVSYKDDLRYQIVLGLIRIGAFHSDAFLIDYMQNTLSWIIEDHPYDQTINEQLKEKILQNIFKHTPELLSTPPYLEHDDIMVRSFAISSLYYEPCMTCINRIIEGYDEGELEDIRVKTLSKIVLNDRSFLNHLLRIFTELEHYQKEMLIKVFADRIDYIILDIFETQQSLLKDIINRMLKLDITESIIDFLNNNRDQAIETYLLNIIKLHLSRDDEMTKEFRIYLNSDVLKQMGLQKFTPVIPKKEKAPIEKAKIYWMIRWIVFSFLLFPVIYVVRLNVSIVDLTLIEIVEGFLIDVNVYLIFYFVSINSIYAILFILALINSRKQVNLSKTRKNTLLFSEKLLPGISIIAPAYNEEMNIIDSITSLLNLKYPIYEVIVVNDGSKDETLNIMISHFNLERKHSAHLNHLGTKKIRGVYYTKDIPNLIVVDKQNGGKADALNVGINLSKQPYVCGIDADSILEGDALLKLAATMLDDTKPYIAMGGNIYPANGFTFDKGRVEKRGIPSEMVCRFQTIEYLRAFTSGRIGWSQLRSLMIISGAFGLFHKQALIDTGGYLTSSSKLKKDTVGEDMELVVRMTRQALEKKDPFRVAYVYNAHCYTELPSDIKTLLKQRNRWQRGLIDILAYHRKLSFNPKYKQIGLIGYPYFFVFEFLGPFFEAQGYIMLTIAMILGLLTPAIILGIFVSSILFGVVISLSSIFMSEKEMKMMNRRETIVMLFFAIFENFGYRQLISMHRVYSSFSALRESGTWGTQTRKGFKS; via the coding sequence ATGCTAGACATCATTTATGGAGTTGCTAGCTCTTTTGGTGTAATCATTTTATTGTTTATCATTTTGATATATAATCAAAAGAGAATACATGATAAAAAATCATTGAGAATAAAAAAAGCTAGAGATTACCTCTTTAAAAAATATATAGATCAAGAAGATGTATCAATTCCTGTATCTAAAAGGTTCTTTTTTGATGCATTAATTGATGTTGATGAACAAATACATCTAGAACCAAGCGTAAGAGAACATATTATAAACGATTATAAGGATTCAAAATTTATAAAAAAACAATTTAGATCAATCAATTCAAGGAGTTCTTATAAAAGAAAGATAGCAGTCTATTATATATCGAAACTTCGTACAGAAAATGCATATGAACATTTATATCAAAGATTTTTAAAAGAAAAAAATGAAGCTGTAAAAATTAGAATTGTAGCCAATATGCGCTATGGATTAAAAGATCAATATTTGACTTCTATTATTGAATCATTAGTTGATTCATCTGATGAATATCAAGATCGCTTATGTATCTTGTTAGGTAATAATTATAAACGCATCTATGATGCATTTGTATCTTATAAAGATGATTTAAGATATCAAATCGTTTTAGGTTTAATTAGAATTGGAGCATTTCATTCAGATGCATTTTTAATTGATTATATGCAAAATACACTTTCTTGGATTATAGAAGATCATCCATATGATCAAACAATCAACGAGCAACTTAAAGAAAAAATATTACAAAATATATTTAAACATACACCTGAATTATTATCAACACCACCTTATTTGGAGCATGATGATATCATGGTAAGATCTTTTGCAATATCATCACTTTATTATGAACCATGTATGACATGCATCAATCGTATCATTGAAGGATATGATGAAGGTGAATTAGAAGATATTAGGGTTAAAACGTTATCTAAGATTGTTTTAAATGATCGATCATTTTTGAATCATTTATTAAGAATATTTACAGAATTAGAGCATTATCAAAAAGAAATGCTTATTAAAGTATTTGCGGATCGTATCGACTATATCATTTTAGATATATTTGAAACACAACAAAGTCTATTAAAAGATATTATCAATAGAATGCTTAAACTAGATATTACAGAATCAATCATTGATTTTTTAAATAATAATAGAGATCAAGCTATTGAAACATACTTGCTTAATATCATTAAACTACATTTGAGTCGCGATGATGAGATGACAAAAGAGTTTAGAATATATTTAAATTCAGATGTCTTAAAACAAATGGGACTTCAAAAATTTACTCCGGTTATACCAAAGAAAGAAAAAGCACCTATTGAAAAGGCTAAGATCTATTGGATGATTCGATGGATTGTTTTTTCGTTTTTACTTTTCCCTGTTATTTATGTAGTTAGACTTAATGTGTCAATAGTTGATTTAACTTTAATAGAAATAGTTGAAGGGTTTTTGATTGATGTAAATGTCTACTTAATTTTTTATTTTGTAAGTATAAATAGTATCTATGCGATTTTATTTATTTTGGCTTTAATTAATTCAAGAAAACAAGTAAATCTTTCAAAGACAAGAAAGAACACATTATTATTTTCTGAAAAACTATTGCCTGGGATATCTATAATCGCACCAGCATATAATGAAGAAATGAATATCATTGATAGCATAACTAGCCTATTAAATTTAAAATATCCTATTTATGAGGTTATTGTTGTGAATGATGGGTCTAAAGATGAAACGCTAAACATTATGATTTCTCATTTTAATTTAGAAAGAAAACATTCAGCTCATCTAAATCATTTAGGCACTAAAAAAATAAGAGGTGTCTATTATACAAAAGATATTCCTAATTTAATTGTTGTTGATAAGCAAAATGGTGGTAAAGCTGATGCATTAAATGTCGGTATTAATTTAAGTAAACAACCTTATGTTTGTGGTATAGATGCAGATAGCATTTTGGAAGGTGATGCTTTATTAAAACTTGCAGCAACCATGCTAGATGATACAAAACCATATATTGCCATGGGTGGCAATATCTATCCTGCTAATGGATTTACATTTGATAAGGGTAGAGTAGAAAAAAGAGGTATTCCTAGTGAAATGGTTTGTAGATTTCAAACCATTGAATATTTAAGAGCTTTTACAAGTGGACGTATTGGATGGAGTCAACTTAGAAGTTTAATGATTATCTCTGGAGCCTTTGGACTTTTCCATAAACAAGCATTAATTGATACAGGTGGATATTTAACAAGTAGTAGTAAACTTAAAAAAGATACAGTTGGTGAAGATATGGAGCTTGTTGTCAGAATGACAAGACAAGCACTAGAGAAAAAAGATCCTTTCCGTGTCGCTTATGTTTATAATGCTCATTGTTATACTGAACTACCTAGTGATATTAAAACACTTTTAAAACAAAGAAACAGATGGCAAAGAGGTCTCATTGATATATTAGCATATCATCGAAAATTATCATTTAATCCAAAATATAAACAAATTGGATTAATAGGATATCCATATTTCTTTGTCTTTGAGTTTTTAGGGCCATTTTTTGAAGCTCAAGGCTATATCATGCTAACAATCGCTATGATTTTAGGACTGTTAACACCAGCTATTATATTAGGCATATTTGTCTCATCTATTTTATTTGGAGTTGTTATTTCTCTATCTTCAATTTTCATGTCTGAAAAAGAAATGAAGATGATGAACAGAAGAGAAACTATAGTTATGCTGTTTTTTGCTATTTTCGAAAACTTTGGATATAGACAATTAATTAGTATGCATAGAGTTTATAGTAGTTTTAGTGCTTTAAGAGAAAGTGGAACATGGGGCACGCAAACGCGAAAAGGATTTAAATCATAA
- the glmU gene encoding bifunctional UDP-N-acetylglucosamine diphosphorylase/glucosamine-1-phosphate N-acetyltransferase GlmU — translation MRKTYGLVLAAGKGTRMKTDMPKCAYPILKKPMIEYIVEKLEKTTINETVVVVGHKKEILMDILGNRVQYAEQVEQLGTGHAALSAESILADKEGVTFILPGDMPLMEIKLTDKLLKAHDEMGNDLTVVSMVYDNPKSYGRIVRDKYGVISAIVEDKDCTGEQKAIKEVNSGVYVIDNQILFKILRSIPKNERKGEYYLTDIVSLMKHDYKIGSFVVRSAYQMMGVNDLYSVSIAERYLRDEINKNHMLNGVEMVSPNTITIGHNVLIEPGVTIYPNTTITGMSTIREGAVIGPNTEIHNGNIDEFAEIKHSLIYDSTVGAHTTVGPFAHLRNHAVIGDHNRVGNFVEVKNSTTGSGTKAAHLSYIGDAEVGSNVNFGCGSITVNYDGVKKHKTIIGDDVFIGCNVNMVAPLTVGDQVFIAAGSTVTENIPKGSLSIARNHQVNKADYYNNLIKPKPKPEK, via the coding sequence ATGCGTAAAACATATGGATTAGTACTTGCAGCTGGTAAGGGAACTAGAATGAAAACAGATATGCCAAAATGTGCATATCCAATTTTAAAAAAACCAATGATTGAATACATCGTAGAAAAACTTGAAAAGACTACCATTAATGAAACAGTTGTAGTCGTAGGTCACAAAAAAGAAATATTAATGGATATTTTAGGCAATCGTGTTCAATATGCTGAACAAGTTGAACAATTAGGCACAGGTCATGCTGCACTATCAGCTGAAAGTATTTTAGCTGATAAAGAAGGAGTTACGTTTATTCTTCCTGGTGATATGCCTTTAATGGAAATCAAACTAACTGATAAACTTTTAAAAGCCCATGATGAAATGGGTAATGATTTAACAGTTGTTTCTATGGTTTATGATAATCCTAAATCTTATGGCCGTATTGTTCGTGATAAATATGGTGTGATATCTGCAATCGTTGAAGATAAAGATTGCACTGGTGAACAAAAAGCAATTAAAGAAGTAAACTCTGGAGTTTACGTTATTGACAATCAAATTTTGTTTAAAATATTAAGAAGTATACCAAAAAATGAACGAAAAGGTGAATACTATTTAACTGATATCGTTTCACTTATGAAACATGACTATAAAATAGGTTCATTTGTTGTAAGATCAGCTTATCAAATGATGGGTGTTAATGATTTATATTCTGTAAGTATCGCTGAGCGATATTTACGTGATGAAATTAATAAAAACCATATGTTAAATGGTGTAGAAATGGTTTCACCTAATACGATTACCATAGGACATAATGTCTTAATCGAACCAGGTGTTACAATTTATCCAAATACAACCATTACTGGTATGTCAACAATTAGAGAAGGTGCAGTTATTGGCCCTAATACAGAAATCCATAATGGAAATATTGATGAATTTGCAGAAATTAAGCATTCATTAATTTATGATTCAACAGTTGGAGCTCATACGACCGTAGGTCCATTTGCTCATTTAAGAAATCATGCAGTGATTGGAGATCATAATAGAGTAGGTAACTTTGTAGAAGTTAAAAACTCTACTACAGGATCAGGAACTAAAGCGGCTCACTTATCTTATATAGGAGATGCTGAAGTTGGATCTAATGTTAACTTTGGATGTGGCTCAATTACCGTAAACTATGATGGTGTTAAAAAACATAAAACTATCATTGGTGATGATGTCTTTATTGGATGTAATGTTAACATGGTTGCGCCATTAACTGTTGGAGATCAAGTGTTTATTGCTGCAGGATCTACAGTTACAGAAAATATACCTAAAGGATCACTATCTATTGCAAGAAATCATCAAGTCAATAAAGCAGACTATTATAATAACTTAATTAAACCTAAACCAAAACCAGAAAAATAA
- a CDS encoding O-antigen ligase family protein has protein sequence MESFKLINNSIKKQNRLLTKIIPLFLVISIFFSTINIRFVGEIESYLIILILSIISLVLNKNKLMLMDISIVFLVFLMFFISALRLITYKQTYEFFIYFITFISISFSLSYSKKWHYNFIKYSYIILIIFVAITYFSVFFPVSYENFIIPLFSDYSQEIVRKLIYYNNEHSGLTSQISFNSFFISFGIGIILSRIITNKRNTLNYFLIIIFIIALFYTGKRSIYIASIVASLIMIFISISNRKRKNLHPAASSFMIFGAVFIVLFSIILYFSFNNYDYDILNELSSNRLNLYAEAFNLIQDKIFFGHGLYSAPIYLDNVFTVEISQIHNIYIQLLFEMGIFFSLIIIVLLFTFYYRTLKLLASNANNGVNYNIYLYISFYCQSLWLLYGLFGNPLTTYPFLIIYLLSISITQYYYRINRFMKINIKM, from the coding sequence ATGGAATCTTTTAAATTAATAAATAATTCAATCAAAAAACAAAACAGATTACTTACTAAAATCATCCCATTATTTTTAGTAATAAGTATCTTTTTTTCGACGATAAACATAAGATTCGTTGGCGAGATAGAGTCATATCTGATTATATTAATTTTATCAATAATAAGTTTAGTGTTGAATAAAAACAAACTAATGCTTATGGATATATCCATAGTGTTTCTTGTATTTTTAATGTTCTTTATTTCAGCACTTCGTCTAATAACTTATAAACAAACTTATGAATTCTTTATATATTTTATAACATTTATTAGTATCTCATTTTCCTTATCATATAGCAAAAAATGGCATTATAATTTCATTAAGTACTCTTATATAATATTAATTATATTTGTTGCAATAACTTATTTTAGTGTGTTCTTTCCAGTCAGTTACGAAAATTTTATTATTCCACTATTTAGTGATTATAGCCAGGAAATAGTTAGGAAATTGATATATTATAATAATGAGCATAGTGGCTTAACAAGTCAAATTTCATTTAATAGTTTTTTTATCTCTTTCGGTATAGGTATTATATTGTCTCGTATTATAACAAATAAAAGAAATACCTTAAACTATTTCCTTATCATTATATTTATTATTGCATTGTTTTACACTGGCAAAAGATCAATTTATATTGCTTCTATCGTAGCTTCTCTAATAATGATATTTATAAGTATTAGCAATAGAAAGAGAAAGAATCTTCATCCAGCAGCATCTTCTTTTATGATATTTGGAGCTGTTTTTATTGTCTTATTTTCTATAATTCTATATTTTTCTTTTAATAATTATGATTATGATATTCTAAATGAATTGTCTAGTAACAGGTTAAACTTATATGCTGAAGCCTTTAATTTGATACAAGATAAAATATTTTTTGGCCATGGTTTATATAGTGCCCCTATTTATTTAGATAATGTTTTCACAGTTGAGATATCACAGATTCACAATATCTATATACAATTATTGTTCGAAATGGGAATATTTTTCTCTCTTATCATAATAGTTTTGCTTTTCACTTTTTATTATAGAACACTGAAATTACTTGCATCTAATGCTAATAATGGAGTGAATTATAACATATATTTATATATAAGCTTTTATTGCCAGTCTTTATGGTTATTATACGGTTTATTTGGAAATCCATTAACAACATACCCGTTTCTTATTATTTACCTTCTAAGTATTTCAATAACTCAATATTATTATAGAATTAACAGATTTATGAAAATAAACATCAAGATGTAA